One region of Candidatus Zixiibacteriota bacterium genomic DNA includes:
- a CDS encoding SpoIIE family protein phosphatase — protein sequence MFRRPIKEINAEYQAEDKYLPSIQYLVRESCINANLSRRDVSAVTLAVEEGVTNIIRHAYLYEKGTIRIRIIIFKRRIIFSLIDTGRSFQPDGAIKLDLKKLVDSGRKGGLGFYMINKIMDSVEYISTPGFNELRMSKLITRQPEKTRLFMGRMFNLRVKFSVYTFMIMLTIIAGAYFIINNRSVKRIEEHLHGTVASLSKTVAAQGAGYILNRRSDVEFDVLAMSYIRANPELTTLVITDSADAILADTRDIRNLRKKYVPPKDIDSTRVGRLQTYVENGQEMNYQIHYIKNGDRVSGRVYITYSSEPYIRQINAERRTIIFLTVIGLLIGIGGIYLLSSYFVSPIVRITERVRKFSSGDIETELPLEGVEEYFEISKALNEMMSRLRRDHENIVERERVAKEIEVASQIQKTLLPAKLPEIPGLKLDAFYRAASRISGDLYDVFQIDRENYCLLVADVSGKGIPASLVMSMLRTVIRIEARNKLSAHDILVAVNNLIKDDIPPGVFITIFLAVFDTTKRRINFVSAGHNPLIYCRHNGNGAELLNPPGVPLGLPLATDNGFAQKLVEQSVDIQDGDILFIYTDGITESMNRLEEKYGLERLCNLFNEKVVRSRTKDPRAISQMVMGDIDQHAGMAVQNDDITFITVCSSGESPLGGIQPLESETLE from the coding sequence ATGTTTAGAAGACCCATTAAGGAAATCAACGCCGAATATCAGGCGGAAGATAAATACCTCCCTTCCATCCAGTACCTGGTGCGGGAATCATGTATTAATGCCAATCTCTCCCGCCGCGATGTCAGCGCCGTCACGTTGGCGGTGGAGGAAGGGGTCACCAATATTATTCGGCATGCCTATCTTTATGAAAAGGGGACGATTCGGATAAGAATCATCATCTTCAAACGCCGCATCATTTTCTCTCTGATTGATACCGGGCGCTCTTTTCAACCCGATGGAGCCATCAAGCTCGATTTGAAGAAATTGGTCGATTCCGGAAGGAAAGGCGGGCTGGGCTTCTACATGATCAACAAGATTATGGACTCGGTGGAGTACATATCCACGCCCGGGTTCAATGAATTGCGCATGTCCAAGCTCATCACCCGGCAGCCGGAGAAGACCCGCCTGTTTATGGGGCGGATGTTTAATTTAAGAGTAAAATTCTCCGTTTACACTTTCATGATCATGCTGACCATAATCGCCGGAGCCTATTTTATTATTAATAATCGCAGCGTCAAGCGAATCGAAGAACATCTGCACGGGACGGTCGCTTCGCTTTCCAAAACTGTGGCGGCGCAGGGAGCGGGTTATATTCTCAACCGTCGCTCCGATGTTGAATTCGATGTACTGGCGATGAGTTATATTCGGGCCAATCCCGAATTGACCACGCTGGTTATCACCGACTCGGCCGATGCCATTCTGGCTGATACCAGAGATATCAGAAACCTGCGCAAGAAATATGTCCCGCCCAAGGACATTGATTCGACCAGGGTGGGGCGCCTTCAGACCTACGTTGAAAATGGGCAGGAGATGAATTATCAGATTCATTACATAAAAAACGGCGACCGGGTGAGCGGCCGAGTTTATATCACTTATTCGAGTGAGCCGTATATCAGGCAAATCAACGCCGAACGACGCACTATTATTTTTCTCACCGTAATCGGACTTCTCATCGGGATCGGCGGCATCTATCTTTTATCCAGCTATTTTGTCAGCCCAATTGTCCGAATCACCGAAAGGGTGCGGAAATTCAGTTCCGGCGATATCGAGACCGAACTTCCTCTGGAAGGGGTGGAGGAATATTTCGAGATTTCCAAAGCGCTGAACGAAATGATGAGCCGTCTTCGCCGCGACCACGAAAATATCGTTGAGCGGGAGAGAGTGGCCAAAGAAATCGAGGTGGCCAGCCAGATTCAGAAGACACTGTTGCCCGCCAAACTTCCCGAAATTCCCGGCCTTAAACTGGATGCATTTTATCGCGCCGCCTCCCGGATCAGCGGCGATCTCTACGATGTTTTCCAGATTGACCGGGAGAACTACTGCCTTCTGGTAGCCGATGTCTCGGGTAAAGGGATTCCGGCTTCGCTGGTGATGTCAATGCTTCGTACCGTCATTCGTATCGAGGCCAGAAATAAGTTATCGGCTCACGATATTCTGGTGGCGGTCAATAATCTCATCAAGGATGACATCCCGCCGGGCGTATTTATCACTATTTTCTTGGCGGTCTTCGATACGACCAAGAGGAGAATCAATTTTGTTTCCGCCGGACATAATCCCCTCATATACTGTCGACATAATGGAAACGGGGCGGAGCTGCTCAATCCTCCCGGGGTACCGTTGGGGTTGCCTCTGGCCACGGATAACGGCTTTGCTCAGAAATTAGTCGAGCAGAGTGTCGATATTCAGGACGGTGATATTCTCTTTATATATACCGACGGGATTACCGAATCGATGAATCGGCTGGAAGAAAAGTATGGCCTGGAACGTCTCTGCAATCTATTCAACGAAAAGGTAGTCCGGAGCCGGACCAAGGATCCCAGGGCGATATCGCAGATGGTTATGGGCGACATTGACCAGCATGCCGGCATGGCCGTCCAAAATGATGACATTACCTTCATAACGGTCTGTTCGAGCGGCGAGAGCCCATTGGGGGGAATTCAACCCCTCGAATCAGAGACTCTTGAGTAA
- a CDS encoding GGDEF domain-containing protein yields MTEIILIIILTVLVIVLAASIIIRYRRTRGTIFIKEEAINELVTAMVNNIRAGKIQDIAGKVSFILKKYLDCDKIIFLKYYKGALELNYYSGLQRFEREDFRVRLTPNLQSKLKSFHQISRIEELSSVLPPDYSKIIKQTGFAYFFPAYLRENLYGVYFISTSLPPENRQLQFLSTALAFNLSTAYHIGIQEQQIKRYEDRFRQLGEIKERAVSSRDVESGSELVKYLRIRNSRELIPELINGLRKDCSFSRMAFYVRADEPNEAMVSVRWNLNEETDRIFKENYDSIISRLQPDKICDMKNPVPSFQALEGKWSKLQNGNISYLTALPWTDNRKALLAWSGSQMVDEVAEKLRRFKLEALPLVENVSRFEKAEELSYTDGLTGIYNFRYFQKRIREEFMRAKRYGRNLALLIFDVDDLKNINDKYGHLAGDNLLKCFGAVLTESVRSNDVISRYGGDEFCLIMPETSREKAHLFMERIQEKIAITPCVIEGSGQKHKYSVSIGGAVFPLDADSIDNLIDTADMALLKAKSEGRNCCRMYQSEFSHKS; encoded by the coding sequence ATGACAGAGATAATCTTAATCATTATTCTGACGGTCTTGGTGATCGTCTTGGCGGCGTCCATTATCATCCGCTATCGCCGCACCAGAGGGACGATCTTTATTAAGGAAGAGGCGATAAATGAATTGGTGACCGCCATGGTCAATAATATTCGCGCGGGGAAAATTCAGGATATTGCCGGCAAAGTCTCTTTTATTCTCAAAAAATATCTGGACTGCGATAAGATAATTTTCCTCAAGTATTATAAAGGGGCGCTGGAGCTTAATTACTATTCCGGATTGCAGCGATTCGAAAGGGAGGATTTCAGAGTCCGGCTTACGCCCAATTTGCAGAGTAAGTTGAAGTCGTTTCACCAGATATCGCGGATTGAGGAGCTTTCGTCGGTTTTGCCTCCCGATTATTCCAAGATAATCAAGCAGACCGGATTTGCTTATTTCTTTCCGGCCTACCTTCGCGAAAATTTATATGGCGTCTATTTTATTTCTACCTCGCTCCCACCCGAAAATCGCCAACTGCAGTTTCTATCCACGGCCCTTGCTTTCAATCTCTCGACCGCCTACCATATCGGTATTCAGGAACAACAGATAAAAAGGTATGAGGACAGGTTCAGGCAATTGGGTGAGATCAAGGAAAGGGCCGTTTCCTCAAGAGATGTGGAATCGGGGAGCGAATTAGTGAAATACCTCCGCATCCGGAACAGCCGCGAACTTATTCCCGAGTTGATCAATGGGCTGCGGAAGGACTGCAGCTTTTCCCGAATGGCTTTTTATGTGCGGGCCGACGAGCCGAATGAGGCCATGGTTTCGGTCCGCTGGAACCTGAATGAAGAAACCGACCGTATTTTCAAGGAAAATTACGATTCGATAATCAGCCGCCTGCAACCTGACAAGATATGTGATATGAAGAATCCGGTGCCGTCTTTTCAGGCGCTCGAGGGAAAATGGAGCAAGCTGCAGAATGGGAATATCAGCTATCTGACCGCTCTCCCCTGGACAGACAACCGCAAAGCTCTTCTGGCCTGGAGCGGTTCACAGATGGTTGATGAAGTGGCCGAGAAACTGCGCAGATTCAAATTGGAGGCCCTGCCTCTGGTCGAGAATGTCAGTCGCTTCGAAAAAGCGGAGGAGCTTTCTTATACCGATGGCCTGACCGGAATCTACAATTTCCGTTATTTCCAGAAGCGGATTCGGGAAGAGTTTATGAGAGCCAAAAGGTACGGCCGCAATCTGGCCTTATTGATATTCGATGTTGATGACCTCAAGAATATCAACGACAAATATGGTCATCTGGCCGGGGATAACCTGCTGAAATGTTTTGGAGCCGTGCTGACGGAATCGGTTCGCTCCAATGATGTGATTTCCAGGTACGGCGGCGATGAATTCTGCCTGATAATGCCCGAAACGAGTCGGGAAAAAGCTCATCTATTTATGGAGAGAATTCAGGAAAAAATCGCCATTACCCCCTGCGTCATCGAGGGAAGCGGCCAGAAACATAAATATTCGGTGTCGATCGGGGGAGCGGTTTTCCCCCTGGATGCCGATAGCATTGATAATCTCATTGATACCGCCGATATGGCGCTCTTGAAAGCCAAATCGGAAGGACGAAACTGTTGCCGCATGTATCAGTCCGAATTCAGCCACAAGAGCTGA
- a CDS encoding STAS domain-containing protein — MENIKISVSESGRDDSISQVRVDGVIDTLTATRLEEVLDRLLKRNRYHIILDLAGVDYISSAGWGIFISRIKEIRENKGDIKLANMVPNVYEIYELLEFDNILSAYESVHAAKTAFGAPAEADPVKKKDPIAGVRTVVKELPPGGDSFSTRREEVSRAEVAGFPIDRTEQLLLEAIRDDPFYTISELRLVLEESGHASRISWWGIFRILRKHRLVSRRARFRYARQTRKRF; from the coding sequence ATGGAGAACATTAAGATATCGGTCTCGGAAAGCGGTCGTGATGACAGCATTTCCCAGGTTCGCGTTGATGGTGTTATTGATACTCTTACCGCCACCCGGCTCGAGGAGGTTTTAGACCGACTTCTGAAACGGAACCGCTACCATATCATTCTTGACCTGGCCGGAGTCGATTATATTTCATCGGCCGGCTGGGGTATTTTCATCTCTCGTATTAAGGAAATTCGGGAAAATAAGGGTGATATCAAACTGGCCAATATGGTTCCCAACGTATATGAAATTTACGAGCTCCTCGAGTTTGATAATATCCTGTCTGCCTATGAGAGTGTCCACGCAGCCAAGACCGCCTTTGGGGCGCCCGCTGAAGCTGACCCCGTAAAAAAAAAAGACCCGATAGCAGGCGTCCGCACGGTCGTTAAGGAATTACCCCCGGGAGGGGATTCCTTTTCAACCCGCAGAGAAGAGGTCAGCCGGGCCGAGGTCGCTGGTTTTCCCATCGACCGAACGGAGCAGTTGCTGTTGGAAGCGATACGGGACGACCCTTTCTATACTATTTCGGAATTGCGCCTGGTGCTTGAGGAATCGGGGCATGCGTCTCGCATAAGTTGGTGGGGAATTTTCAGAATCTTGAGGAAACATCGTCTGGTATCACGGCGGGCCCGATTTCGGTATGCCCGGCAGACCAGAAAACGGTTCTGA